tatctctttctgtatatataaatatatatatatatatattcagtaTACGATTATATATCAGCAGAAGCAGTTGGAGACGATGGAATGCGATATCAGGAAGCACTTGCTTATAGAGTGGTTCAAGTAAATGGTACATCAAGCAGTAATGAAATAGAACTGCCTGTAGGACAACCAGGAAGCAATACTGTACAAGTTTTAACGTCTCCTTTGAACGGACAGTTTTATGTCATTGGCAATGCTAATGATGTTTTCACTACTGCTCAAACGTCTAGGTCTTTAGTTCCAAGGACTACTACTCTTCAAATAGAAACACCGAGAAATTGTACTACTGGTTTAAAAAAGGTATTTATATTGAATGAAGTTctaattgttcttttttaaacagaGGACAAATGGAAATCATATTTCAGAGGGACGATAGAAGAAGAGCAACGCACAATGAAGTTGAACGTCGGCGtagagataaaattaataattggaTTGCAAAATTGGGAAAAATAATACCCGAATGTAATGCCACCACTAATACCAGTGCAGGAAGTGGTAATGGTGGAGAAGGAAAGGCAAACTATGAAACACAGGTAATAGGAAATAGATTGGATAGATATACCCTGATCCGTTA
This is a stretch of genomic DNA from Vespula vulgaris chromosome 2, iyVesVulg1.1, whole genome shotgun sequence. It encodes these proteins:
- the LOC127061702 gene encoding upstream stimulatory factor 2-like isoform X1; the protein is MTSLPRPVTSSREFWQIQTFLVENMDILDQHLQQQDVSTVGTKDESGTGIVIEEAEIVDCEAEAVGDDGMRYQEALAYRVVQVNGTSSSNEIELPVGQPGSNTVQVLTSPLNGQFYVIGNANDVFTTAQTSRSLVPRTTTLQIETPRNCTTGLKKRDDRRRATHNEVERRRRDKINNWIAKLGKIIPECNATTNTSAGSGNGGEGKANYETQSKGGILAKACEYIGELRAANQGLGQCLRDNEKLRQEITALKQLISQLKRENLQLRTQLSSSSGTSADVHLSS
- the LOC127061702 gene encoding upstream stimulatory factor 2-like isoform X2, with the translated sequence MTSLPRPVTSSREFWQIQTFLVENMDILDQHLQQQDVSTVGTKDESGTGIVIEEAEIVDCEEAVGDDGMRYQEALAYRVVQVNGTSSSNEIELPVGQPGSNTVQVLTSPLNGQFYVIGNANDVFTTAQTSRSLVPRTTTLQIETPRNCTTGLKKRDDRRRATHNEVERRRRDKINNWIAKLGKIIPECNATTNTSAGSGNGGEGKANYETQSKGGILAKACEYIGELRAANQGLGQCLRDNEKLRQEITALKQLISQLKRENLQLRTQLSSSSGTSADVHLSS
- the LOC127061702 gene encoding upstream stimulatory factor 2-like isoform X4; amino-acid sequence: MMKTHIPPVPPEVSSRSPDSARCALTAVGRQESWNTVGTKDESGTGIVIEEAEIVDCEEAVGDDGMRYQEALAYRVVQVNGTSSSNEIELPVGQPGSNTVQVLTSPLNGQFYVIGNANDVFTTAQTSRSLVPRTTTLQIETPRNCTTGLKKRDDRRRATHNEVERRRRDKINNWIAKLGKIIPECNATTNTSAGSGNGGEGKANYETQSKGGILAKACEYIGELRAANQGLGQCLRDNEKLRQEITALKQLISQLKRENLQLRTQLSSSSGTSADVHLSS
- the LOC127061702 gene encoding upstream stimulatory factor 2-like isoform X3 translates to MMKTHIPPVPPEVSSRSPDSARCALTAVGRQESWNTVGTKDESGTGIVIEEAEIVDCEAEAVGDDGMRYQEALAYRVVQVNGTSSSNEIELPVGQPGSNTVQVLTSPLNGQFYVIGNANDVFTTAQTSRSLVPRTTTLQIETPRNCTTGLKKRDDRRRATHNEVERRRRDKINNWIAKLGKIIPECNATTNTSAGSGNGGEGKANYETQSKGGILAKACEYIGELRAANQGLGQCLRDNEKLRQEITALKQLISQLKRENLQLRTQLSSSSGTSADVHLSS